Within Acomys russatus chromosome 7, mAcoRus1.1, whole genome shotgun sequence, the genomic segment CTGGCCGGATCTTCGTTTTTCATACACTGTGTACTTCAGTGTCACGCTCCTCGGACTGGGCCTGTAGAACACAGCGCATAGTAAATGATGATTATTGGAATGAATGGGTGGATAAAACCAATCCCGCTAGATTCCAGGTCACACAAGTAGGTAGGAGCAGAGAAGCTCCACCAAGGAGCTGCAGCTCAGGGGCGTGGCCCAAAGTCCCCGCCCCGAGATCCGACAGAGGGCGGTGCTCACGCAAGCTGCACCTCGCGCGATGCCGCTGCCCGCGGTCCGGCTGGTGAGGCTCGGGCGGGTGCACTACTCCGAGCTGCTGTCGCTGCAGGAGCATTGGCTGCGGCGGCTACAAGCCGACCCTCGCCCCGGGATCCTGTCGGGGATCGAGGCGGGTGCGCTTTTAGTTTGCGAGCCAGCGGGGCCGGTGTACACGGGCGGGCTACGCGGTGGCCTGACGCCCGAGGAGACTACACGGCTAAGGGCCTTGGGCGCCGAGGTGCGCGCCACCGGCCGCGGCGGCCTGGCCACTTTCCACGGCCCGGGCCAGCTGCTCTGCCACCCTGTGCTTGACCTGCGGCGCCTAGGCCTGCGCCTGCGCACCCACGTGGCGGCGCTGGAGGCGTGCGCTGTGCGCCTGTGCGAGCTCTGGGGACTGCCGGACGCCCGCGCGCGGCCGCCTCCCTACACCGGCGTCTGGCTAGGCGAGCGCAAGATCTGCGCGATCGGTGAGCAAACCCGGGTGGAACCGGGGCAAGGCCAGCCCCGGGGAGCTCTGGCCTGGGAATGCTGTTGACCTGCCTCTTGGGTATTTAATAATCCCGGGCAGAAGGAAGAATCCTCTAGTTCGGCACTCATGGATGGAGAAACGCCAGGCATGAATTGCCAGGTTACTTCCTGTGACTCAGGACAGGAGGACAGGATGCCAAATTTCAAACTTCCAAAGCAACGAAATCTCCGAGTTAAAGAAACCacagcccccatccccacccctgtaGACTTAGCCGATGGGGTTGGGGGGAAACCAGTCTGTGTACCACCCTGCCCAGGCCCACTTACTTTTCAGCACTAGAGGGATCTAGAGGCCCTAAGGGAGGGAAATAAAGCTATTCTAAGACATTTTGGCTTGTCTTGCAGGAGTGCGCTGTGGAAGGCACATCACATCCCACGGCCTGGCTCTGAACTGTTCTACAGACCTCTCTTGGTTTGAGCACATAGTGCCCTGTGGACTGGTTGGGACAGGAGTCACTTCCCTGAGTGAGGCACTTCAGAGACTCGTCACTGTGGATGAAGTAATGCCATCTTTCCTTGTGGCCTTTAAGGAGACTTTCAAGTGCACCTTAATCTCTGAGGACGGCCCCAGCTGAAGGGCACTTATTCACCTTAGCCCAGGGCAGTGGTCCTGCGATAGATAGCTAGTTTGACTTGAGTCCCCAGAACTGGATTCTAGGTCTACTCTGATGAACTGACCGTGACCGAGGAGAGCTCAGGACTTGGCTTGAGCTACTCCTTCCTGTATCTCCCTGCCTACCTCAGGGATCGAGATGAAAACACTGTGAAGAGTCAGATGCTACAGAAAGCATCCATGAGCAACTGTTTCTCGGCTTGGAGGCACGCCAGTGTTATAAACTGCCATTTCTTAGTTGCTTGGTACTTTGTCAGTGCTGTATCTAACAGCGGTTTGGTCTGTAGGCCTTTTGAGTTCTGTGGGAACCAAGTTTCTGTGTGGCCCAGATGAAAGTGATGTGATAAAGCTATTTCATTCTCAAACGACCTGTGTCTTCAATAAAGGGGAAAGcctctttaatttaaaaaaaaaaaaaaaaaaaaaaaaaggtgcacgcctttaatcccagcattcaggaggcagaggcaggtggatcactgtgagttcgaggccagcctggtctacaaagcgagtccaggacagccaaggctacacagagaaaccctgtctcaaaaacaaacaaaacaaacaaaaaaagatatttttgccTTTCTGGGTTGAGTCCCTCCAGTTTGGTCATTTACCTGGTTTTGCTTGGGGTCCACAGAGATGGGCTGTAAGCTACAGAAAGGACAAGGGTAGTTCCTCCTTGCATGCTAACGCTATGGCGGAAAGACTTCCCTACATGGGATCCCTGGGTCTGTAAGAATGTCAGCTCTCACTCTGAAACAGAACCTTTGTGACTCGAGACAACCAAGGGACACTGACCTTGGTTTCTGTGGACCAGGAGTTTGGAAAGAGTGTACCCAGGTTGTTTGGAGTCTTACCAGAGCTTGCATTAAAGGCATCAGTCTTCGTGAGAAGGGTTAACTGTTGCTGGAGGTCAGTTCCCCAGACGGCTGCCGCCATTGTGCTCACTTGGTTGCTTGTAGTTGCTGATGAGCCAGCCCCTCAGTCCCTTACCATGCAGACCCCTCTGTAGGGCAGCCGCGATGTTTGAAGGAGGCAGTTAGGAGTTCCCGTGTCTTTTTTGAGCTAGCTCCGGAGGTCACAGAGTCCTTTCTGTGGTCTCACAAATGATCCTTATTTAGAGTGGAAGGAACATCCCCTTAGCTGCAAAGATGAAGCATCTCAGGAGCCATCTTGGACTGTTctttcccctgcctccccaccccccgcccccataaCTTGTGAGAAAGTAGAACTTTTACCGAAACCCTGGTGCCACACTGGGCGATATGTAAGTGACTTCTCTGTGGGCTTCAGTGCTGTTCACTAGAAGTGCGGTAGGAACTGCACTGTAGCCGGACACTTTCTAGGAGCCTTATTTAAAAAAGgcttttcaaatttaaaagatAGTTTTAATACATTTGCctcaattcattaaaaaaatcttcacGAAACCatataacattaatattttatatagttatcATACTGTCTTCAAAATTTTGGTATGTGTTTTGTACTTTCAAGCGGCCTCATTTTACTAACACGCTGCCCCgccccctttattttttttttttttacttttgagacaggcacTCATGTAGTTCGAGCTGgtctacctcctgagtgtggagatTATAAGTATGCGCACgaaatcatttgttttcttgatttttgaccatgttctcatgtagcccaggctagcctagaacttgctatgtagccaaggatgaccttagaCTCCTGATCCTCTCTGAGAGCCTGCACTGTTCTGGGTCAT encodes:
- the Lipt2 gene encoding putative lipoyltransferase 2, mitochondrial is translated as MPLPAVRLVRLGRVHYSELLSLQEHWLRRLQADPRPGILSGIEAGALLVCEPAGPVYTGGLRGGLTPEETTRLRALGAEVRATGRGGLATFHGPGQLLCHPVLDLRRLGLRLRTHVAALEACAVRLCELWGLPDARARPPPYTGVWLGERKICAIGVRCGRHITSHGLALNCSTDLSWFEHIVPCGLVGTGVTSLSEALQRLVTVDEVMPSFLVAFKETFKCTLISEDGPS